Proteins from a single region of Dyadobacter fanqingshengii:
- a CDS encoding purple acid phosphatase family protein: protein MKKVKLLLLTLLLPILAIAQETQPAKKPVTKKRGPLMGIQADLLRGPYLQMATPTSMTVRWRTNVYDRSRVKYGLSADSLTMRTDDSTLVNEHIVTLKNLKPSTKYFYTVGNLADTTLQGDAENYFYTFPETGSEQLVRIAGFGDCGNNSINQRSVRDQVVNYLGDKYLNAWILMGDNAYSDGTDAEFQAKFFNLYKDNLLKKYPLYPVPGNHDYHDFNSSPANDQNKIAYYQNFSLPTQGEAGGVASNTESYYSYDIANIHFLALDSYGPDKKGTHIYDQMGEQVEWVKKDLAANQNKKWVVAYWHHPPYTMGSHDSDKESLLVKIRENFIKTLEDGGVDLILCGHSHVYERTKLIKGYYGKEADYDAKKYEVSSSTALYDGSKNSAPYLKSKTKTNGTVYVVSGSAGALGGHKETWPHNAMYYSNNEVGGAVMLEVEGNRLDLKWICSDGKIGDHFTMMKDVKKDEEKTLMQDKKLTK from the coding sequence ATGAAAAAAGTTAAACTTTTATTGCTCACATTACTCCTTCCAATTCTGGCCATTGCGCAGGAAACGCAGCCTGCAAAAAAGCCTGTTACCAAGAAAAGAGGCCCGCTGATGGGAATTCAGGCAGATTTGTTGCGCGGCCCGTATCTGCAAATGGCCACACCCACCAGCATGACCGTTCGTTGGAGAACCAATGTATACGATCGCAGCCGGGTAAAATATGGTCTTTCTGCCGACAGTCTGACTATGCGCACGGACGATTCGACGCTGGTTAATGAGCACATTGTAACACTAAAAAATCTCAAACCTTCAACAAAGTATTTTTACACAGTGGGTAACCTGGCCGACACTACATTGCAGGGCGATGCGGAAAATTATTTTTATACGTTTCCCGAAACTGGTAGTGAGCAATTGGTCCGCATAGCCGGATTTGGCGATTGCGGCAATAACTCGATCAACCAAAGATCTGTGAGAGATCAGGTCGTGAATTATCTTGGAGATAAATATCTGAATGCCTGGATCTTAATGGGAGACAATGCATATTCGGACGGAACTGATGCAGAATTTCAGGCGAAGTTCTTTAACCTTTATAAAGACAATCTGCTGAAAAAATATCCATTGTATCCGGTGCCGGGAAATCACGATTACCACGATTTTAACTCGTCTCCGGCTAACGATCAGAACAAAATTGCCTACTATCAAAACTTCTCACTCCCGACGCAGGGAGAGGCTGGGGGAGTTGCTTCCAACACGGAATCTTACTATTCCTATGACATTGCGAACATTCACTTCCTGGCCCTGGATTCTTATGGTCCGGATAAAAAAGGAACGCACATTTATGATCAAATGGGCGAGCAAGTGGAATGGGTTAAGAAAGATCTGGCTGCGAATCAGAACAAAAAGTGGGTTGTGGCTTACTGGCACCATCCTCCCTACACCATGGGCTCACACGATTCGGATAAGGAATCTTTGCTGGTAAAAATCAGGGAGAATTTTATCAAAACCCTTGAAGATGGTGGCGTAGACCTGATCCTTTGCGGACACAGCCACGTGTACGAACGCACGAAGCTGATCAAAGGCTACTACGGAAAAGAAGCGGATTATGATGCTAAAAAGTATGAAGTAAGCTCGTCCACAGCATTATATGACGGCAGCAAAAACTCCGCGCCGTATTTGAAAAGCAAAACCAAAACTAATGGCACTGTATATGTTGTCAGCGGCTCGGCGGGCGCATTGGGTGGGCACAAGGAAACCTGGCCGCACAATGCCATGTACTATTCAAACAATGAAGTGGGAGGAGCGGTGATGCTGGAAGTGGAAGGAAACAGGCTGGATCTGAAATGGATTTGCTCGGACGGAAAGATCGGCGACCATTTTACGATGATGAAGGATGTGAAGAAAGACGAAGAAAAAACCTTAATGCAGGATAAGAAGCTTACGAAATAA
- a CDS encoding cytochrome-c peroxidase, which translates to MKKTIAIIIAFLSFVFLSLKVSTPGDSSIGVDDALRNFGLGVDDFVVANEQLYEAIEGLNADSASIISARNALKDCRRSYKRIAFFTSYFFPSETRFYNGAPKFEVEEPTLELVEPMGLQQIEALLFEDNVLDSKSDLLVQSEAILTSARDMHSLLFGIKINDAQILESVRIELIRITTLYISGYDAPMLKTGITETLEATNALRNALKPYFEANPEHSKSLALLISNSQSYLKAHQDFDSFNRMEFLTQFALPMQKQFGEFVSRLDLVINTTSHLNYEAPHIYSKNALKSWDDHEGDSMQKMALADLGRTLFFDKSLSGDASTSCATCHQPENYFADQLQKSPSLVRDSVLRRNTPTLMYAGWQHSQFWDGRVANLQDQIHNVFLNPLEMNGNEKALSGNVLQKDKYKKLINASFPDKKVQELGINKASEALAAFIKQLGPMDSPFDQYIAGNQTALTDRQVNGFNLFMGKAQCGTCHFPPFFNSLLPPLFDISEVEVLGVTATDDFEKPELDADLGRFDLYKMRYYKGAFKTPTVRNSAKTAPYMHNGSFKSLAKVMDFYNKGGGRSLALEVEEQTLSSKPLNLSEPETEDIILFLESLTDSKPENQNFSN; encoded by the coding sequence ATGAAGAAAACAATCGCAATTATCATCGCCTTTTTGAGCTTCGTATTCCTTTCTCTAAAAGTCAGTACGCCGGGTGATTCTTCAATTGGGGTTGACGATGCATTGCGCAATTTTGGGCTGGGAGTGGATGATTTTGTTGTCGCAAATGAACAGTTATATGAGGCTATTGAAGGCTTGAATGCAGATTCTGCTTCCATTATAAGTGCTCGAAATGCTTTGAAAGATTGTCGTCGCAGCTACAAGCGCATTGCGTTTTTTACGTCCTACTTTTTTCCGAGTGAGACGCGCTTTTATAATGGAGCGCCCAAGTTTGAAGTCGAGGAACCGACATTAGAGCTGGTGGAGCCGATGGGTTTGCAGCAGATTGAGGCGTTACTTTTTGAGGATAATGTTCTTGATAGTAAAAGTGATCTGCTTGTACAATCAGAGGCAATACTAACTTCCGCCAGGGACATGCATTCATTGCTTTTTGGTATTAAAATCAATGACGCGCAGATTCTGGAAAGTGTGCGAATCGAGCTGATTCGAATCACGACATTGTATATTTCAGGTTATGATGCGCCAATGTTGAAAACCGGAATTACTGAAACATTGGAAGCGACTAATGCTTTACGGAACGCTTTGAAACCCTATTTTGAAGCAAATCCCGAGCATAGCAAATCACTGGCACTTTTAATCAGTAACTCTCAAAGCTATCTAAAAGCCCACCAGGATTTCGATTCCTTTAACAGAATGGAGTTCCTGACTCAGTTCGCATTGCCTATGCAGAAGCAATTCGGTGAGTTTGTTTCCAGGCTTGACTTGGTGATCAATACAACGTCACACCTGAATTACGAGGCACCACACATTTATAGTAAAAATGCGCTCAAAAGCTGGGATGATCACGAAGGCGATTCCATGCAGAAAATGGCATTGGCGGATCTTGGCAGAACGTTATTTTTTGATAAATCACTTTCAGGGGACGCGTCAACGAGCTGTGCAACTTGCCACCAACCTGAAAATTATTTTGCAGACCAACTACAAAAAAGCCCGTCGCTGGTTCGTGATTCCGTGCTGAGGCGGAACACGCCAACATTAATGTATGCAGGCTGGCAGCATTCGCAGTTTTGGGACGGTCGCGTTGCGAACCTGCAAGATCAGATCCATAATGTGTTTCTTAATCCATTGGAAATGAATGGGAACGAAAAAGCATTGAGTGGAAATGTGTTACAAAAAGACAAGTACAAAAAGCTGATCAACGCTTCATTCCCGGATAAAAAAGTGCAGGAATTGGGAATAAATAAAGCTTCCGAGGCGCTGGCAGCTTTTATAAAACAGCTCGGCCCGATGGATTCACCATTTGACCAGTATATCGCGGGCAATCAGACTGCATTAACAGACCGGCAGGTGAACGGCTTCAACCTTTTTATGGGCAAAGCGCAATGTGGCACCTGTCATTTTCCACCGTTTTTTAATTCGTTATTACCGCCGCTTTTTGACATTTCGGAAGTGGAAGTATTGGGCGTTACGGCTACCGATGATTTCGAAAAACCAGAGTTAGACGCAGATCTGGGTCGTTTTGATTTGTACAAAATGCGCTATTACAAAGGCGCATTCAAAACACCGACCGTCCGCAATTCGGCTAAAACGGCGCCTTATATGCACAATGGTTCGTTCAAATCTTTGGCGAAAGTCATGGATTTTTACAACAAAGGCGGCGGCAGAAGTTTAGCGCTGGAAGTGGAAGAACAGACATTATCTTCCAAACCATTGAATCTCTCAGAACCTGAAACCGAAGACATTATCCTATTCCTCGAATCCTTAACCGATTCAAAACCAGAAAATCAGAATTTCTCAAATTAA
- a CDS encoding DUF1501 domain-containing protein, with the protein MTTRRGFIKAGGLALFGIGSGGIPSFLAKAAANIQSPRLFQRKKVLICIFQRGAMDGLMAVTPFTDPYLKAARPTLFMSAAKSSNNPLIDLDGRFGLHPSLSAFEPMFRENRLAIVHGIGSPNTTRSHFDAQDYMESGTPFKKGTPSGWLNRAAGLLGHDAATPFQAVSLTSSLPRSLYGDSQAVAINNLRDFHVQLRGDQAGANMAAKSFESLYDQASQDLLKQTGKESFEAVKMLQTTASKNYKPAGNAVYPGSALGNSLKQIAQLIKMDVGLEVAFAESGGWDTHFNQGTQTGLFARNLSDLSSSITALWTDLEAMQDDVTIMTMTEFGRTVHQNGTGGTDHGRGSCNFILGNDVKGGLVHGKVAPLAIENLEDGRDLMVTTDFRSVFSEVANKHLGISDNKILFPEWTGEFINVMRG; encoded by the coding sequence ATGACAACTAGAAGAGGTTTTATAAAGGCCGGAGGGCTTGCGCTCTTTGGAATCGGAAGTGGTGGCATTCCCTCATTTCTGGCAAAAGCTGCTGCTAACATCCAGTCTCCAAGGCTTTTTCAGCGGAAAAAGGTTTTGATATGCATATTCCAAAGAGGTGCTATGGATGGGTTAATGGCAGTTACACCCTTCACAGACCCATATCTCAAAGCTGCCAGGCCGACACTCTTTATGTCTGCTGCCAAATCCAGCAACAATCCATTGATAGATCTCGACGGAAGGTTTGGTCTGCACCCATCGTTAAGTGCTTTTGAACCCATGTTCAGGGAGAACAGACTAGCCATTGTGCATGGAATAGGATCCCCGAATACAACCCGTTCGCATTTTGACGCGCAGGATTACATGGAATCCGGGACTCCATTTAAAAAAGGAACACCCAGCGGATGGTTAAACCGGGCAGCAGGTTTGCTGGGACACGATGCAGCGACTCCATTTCAGGCGGTTAGTTTAACATCATCGTTACCAAGATCATTATATGGTGATAGCCAGGCCGTAGCAATAAATAATCTGCGTGACTTTCATGTTCAGCTGCGCGGTGATCAGGCCGGAGCCAACATGGCGGCTAAAAGTTTTGAAAGTCTGTATGATCAAGCTTCGCAGGATTTATTAAAACAGACTGGTAAAGAAAGCTTTGAAGCTGTGAAGATGCTTCAAACAACTGCTTCAAAAAATTATAAGCCAGCCGGTAATGCGGTGTATCCAGGCTCTGCTTTGGGAAACTCTCTAAAACAAATTGCCCAACTGATCAAGATGGATGTGGGTTTAGAAGTCGCCTTTGCCGAATCAGGCGGCTGGGATACGCATTTCAACCAGGGAACCCAGACAGGACTTTTTGCCAGGAATCTCAGCGATTTAAGCAGTAGCATTACAGCATTATGGACAGATTTGGAGGCCATGCAGGACGATGTGACCATTATGACCATGACCGAATTCGGGCGTACGGTTCATCAAAACGGCACCGGTGGTACGGATCACGGCCGTGGGTCTTGCAATTTCATCTTAGGCAACGATGTGAAAGGCGGATTGGTACACGGCAAAGTAGCGCCGCTGGCAATAGAAAACCTGGAAGACGGAAGAGATTTAATGGTTACAACCGATTTCAGAAGTGTATTTAGCGAAGTAGCGAACAAACACCTTGGGATAAGCGACAACAAAATATTGTTTCCCGAATGGACAGGTGAATTTATAAATGTAATGCGGGGCTAA
- a CDS encoding TonB-dependent receptor, protein MKRILLLLLLFAVPYISFSQSLITGRIIDDNNLSLPGATVKIEELSRGTVSDQNGNYTLIDVPTGVYNLTVTYIGYGVSRQSVTVGSQNVKTNFKLNLADNDLQAVVVTGNRSATLKALNQQKNSDRIVNVISADQVGRFPDPNIGDALKRVPGIYVQLDQGEASLVSIRGTDPSKSTININGSSIAGTGENRAVGISAIPADMVQSVEVTKAITPDMDGDAIGGVVNLVTRKAPFARLLSITAGTGYSDIVQKPAYNANVVFGDRFLKDKKLGVMASVSYYQQFLGSDDHQTTWEDVKWVDQQTYFMPRFLNMVQNNLERIRQSYTVGIDYKLNAKNTLTFTGIYNKYNDWRKISTLKVDDIGAGYPKNWQRAAGWEGNRKITDANNDYIDDVAGVPYLNMNNDPKHPVYQPELERHIEGGLNNRNGSQIIQKIINFGLEGEHILGKVKVNWKGSYLKNVTDRPDVIELELESENEKSVQMDYTNPRFIKANNGFEVENILENLKDKPSYRADSADTWYMDNFTGTDKRANTQQYLAQIDISVPLVEGKFSNILKFGGKYRGLTLKNETTRRVRWTPQIDPALRAKYDAELAAGKNPKVADYVGWAPFWSGFANNSTNISKTLNIESDYNVGNAGSSEWISNLNKSYYGDTEDFMLNRVYQDVLGNNYYGDEAISAGYIMSTQNFGDKLSLILGGRLEHSSVKYEGYNYNVRADFIPARQSTKSEFLNFMPAFLARYAPTKNQVYRFAYTSTISRPNYKDISPYVSVNVRDKVISQGNPDIKPTLSNNFDLLGEVYTGNTGLISAGVYFKNITNYRILSRDLVPFSEVIDIAESPESLLEQGANPATVASYKTDYDKLKASNGNLERTRPGNGGTANILGMEFSFQQGLSFLPRPLNNLTLYSNYTHNFIFVKKGEPKLPGTAKDILNLSLAYEIKKFNVRLSYNNTSDFVTILGTDSKGDVYYDKAHYLDASVNYFFTPKLSLYVTANNLLNQDQRRYQYKPEYTYSSLYTGATATIGLKFNVY, encoded by the coding sequence ATGAAAAGAATCTTACTACTCCTTTTATTATTTGCAGTCCCGTACATCAGCTTCTCGCAAAGCCTGATCACCGGACGGATCATTGACGACAACAATCTGAGCTTACCCGGTGCCACCGTCAAAATCGAGGAATTATCACGGGGAACGGTTTCAGACCAAAACGGAAACTATACATTGATCGACGTTCCCACCGGTGTTTACAATCTGACAGTTACGTATATAGGCTATGGTGTTTCAAGGCAATCTGTAACTGTTGGTAGCCAAAACGTAAAGACCAACTTCAAATTGAACCTCGCGGACAATGACTTGCAAGCTGTTGTTGTCACCGGTAACCGAAGCGCAACGCTGAAAGCATTGAACCAGCAAAAGAATTCCGACCGGATCGTGAATGTGATCTCAGCTGATCAGGTGGGCCGTTTTCCTGACCCGAACATAGGTGACGCGCTGAAACGCGTTCCGGGAATTTACGTGCAGCTGGATCAGGGCGAAGCTTCGCTGGTGAGTATCAGGGGAACGGATCCTTCTAAAAGTACGATCAACATTAATGGATCGAGCATTGCGGGAACGGGTGAAAACCGTGCTGTGGGCATCAGCGCCATTCCTGCGGATATGGTGCAGTCTGTTGAAGTTACCAAAGCTATCACACCTGATATGGACGGCGATGCGATTGGCGGTGTGGTCAATTTGGTCACCAGAAAAGCGCCTTTTGCTAGGTTATTATCGATCACGGCGGGAACCGGTTACAGTGATATCGTGCAAAAACCTGCTTACAATGCCAATGTGGTTTTTGGAGACCGGTTTTTGAAAGACAAAAAGTTAGGTGTAATGGCCTCGGTGTCTTATTATCAGCAGTTTTTAGGTTCAGATGATCACCAGACTACATGGGAAGATGTAAAATGGGTGGATCAGCAGACTTACTTTATGCCGCGGTTTTTGAATATGGTCCAAAACAATCTGGAACGGATCAGACAGAGTTATACGGTTGGGATCGACTATAAGCTTAATGCGAAAAACACATTGACCTTCACCGGGATTTACAACAAATACAACGACTGGCGGAAAATTTCAACTCTGAAAGTGGATGACATCGGCGCCGGATATCCGAAAAACTGGCAGCGAGCTGCAGGCTGGGAGGGTAACAGAAAAATCACAGATGCGAACAACGATTACATTGATGACGTTGCCGGCGTGCCTTATCTCAATATGAATAACGACCCGAAACACCCGGTATACCAGCCAGAACTGGAACGCCACATTGAAGGTGGTTTGAACAACCGGAACGGAAGTCAGATTATTCAGAAAATCATCAATTTCGGGTTGGAAGGCGAGCATATTTTAGGAAAAGTGAAAGTGAACTGGAAAGGTTCTTACCTCAAAAATGTGACTGACAGGCCGGATGTGATTGAATTGGAATTGGAAAGTGAGAATGAAAAAAGTGTGCAGATGGATTATACGAATCCTAGGTTTATCAAAGCCAACAATGGATTTGAAGTTGAAAATATTCTTGAAAACCTCAAAGACAAGCCATCATACCGGGCTGATTCGGCGGACACCTGGTACATGGACAACTTTACCGGAACCGACAAGCGGGCCAATACCCAGCAATATCTGGCGCAAATTGACATCTCTGTTCCATTGGTTGAAGGAAAATTCAGTAACATTCTCAAATTCGGTGGAAAATACCGCGGGCTGACCCTGAAAAATGAAACGACAAGAAGGGTAAGATGGACACCGCAAATTGATCCTGCATTGCGCGCTAAATATGACGCTGAGCTTGCGGCTGGCAAAAATCCGAAAGTGGCAGATTACGTAGGCTGGGCACCATTCTGGTCTGGATTTGCAAACAATTCGACCAACATTAGCAAAACCCTGAACATTGAATCCGACTACAATGTTGGCAATGCGGGCTCATCCGAGTGGATTTCGAATTTGAATAAAAGCTATTACGGAGATACGGAAGACTTCATGCTGAACAGGGTTTATCAGGATGTTTTGGGAAACAACTATTATGGTGATGAGGCAATTTCGGCAGGTTATATCATGTCTACCCAGAATTTCGGAGACAAACTTTCACTTATTCTGGGTGGCCGGTTGGAACATAGTTCGGTAAAATATGAGGGTTACAATTACAATGTTAGAGCCGATTTTATTCCAGCCAGGCAGTCTACCAAATCCGAATTTCTCAACTTCATGCCTGCATTCTTAGCCAGATATGCGCCGACTAAAAACCAGGTTTACAGATTCGCATACACCAGCACCATTTCACGTCCCAATTACAAAGACATTTCTCCTTATGTGAGTGTAAATGTGCGGGATAAAGTGATCAGCCAGGGTAACCCGGACATTAAGCCGACACTTTCTAATAATTTTGATCTTTTAGGAGAGGTGTACACTGGTAATACCGGACTTATTTCAGCAGGTGTTTATTTCAAAAACATTACCAATTACCGGATTTTATCCAGAGACCTGGTTCCGTTTAGTGAAGTAATAGACATTGCAGAATCGCCCGAATCGCTCCTGGAACAAGGTGCTAACCCCGCCACCGTTGCATCCTACAAAACGGATTATGACAAGCTGAAAGCGAGCAATGGAAACCTGGAACGGACGCGTCCGGGGAATGGCGGAACTGCGAACATTCTTGGAATGGAGTTCTCGTTTCAACAAGGTCTGTCGTTCTTGCCAAGGCCGCTCAATAACCTGACTCTGTACTCCAATTACACCCACAATTTCATTTTTGTGAAAAAAGGAGAGCCAAAGTTGCCGGGAACGGCGAAGGATATTTTGAATCTGTCGCTGGCTTATGAGATAAAAAAATTCAATGTGCGGCTTTCATATAACAACACTTCCGACTTCGTCACCATTCTGGGAACCGATAGCAAAGGAGATGTATATTATGATAAAGCACATTACCTGGATGCCAGTGTAAACTACTTCTTTACACCAAAATTGTCGCTTTACGTAACAGCAAACAACCTCTTAAACCAGGATCAGCGCCGCTATCAATACAAGCCTGAGTACACATATTCATCGCTTTACACGGGTGCCACGGCTACGATTGGTTTGAAGTTTAATGTTTATTGA
- a CDS encoding DUF1800 domain-containing protein: MKTVCKVTFGSLIILLGTMLLSSFSDKNVAKPPFKFPYKKAGLTERQAAAHLLNRFTFGPRAADVDSVTDMGLEEWFLRQLESKLPDDSLNKKLRAYNALELSNTEVVNTYPKKNKVLRMAIAEGVIDQAARDKSNKGAYKSELAAYMQEKGFKPQKELYRQFANQKILRAAYSNNQLQELLTDFWFNHFNVSLDKNQCAEFIPAYERDVIRPNVLGKFEDLLLATAQSPAMLMYLDNSSSTGVKEDMNNAKDNRMKRIADQQMEDKNDTTSNGKVKKPRKRGLNENYAREVMELHTLGVDGGYTQQDVTQAARVLTGWTIYPMNDKGYGTAARKSLDNVDESKLNRRGFVHHGDFLFAANRHDTKEKTVLGRHFPAGGGYEEGVELLKMFANHPSTAKFVCRKIAIRFVNDHPSQSLVDEMVRTFETKNGDIGQVLITMVSSDEFWSKEALREKTKSPFELAISAVRGLNADISQPYQLYNWIAKMGQKMYYYQAPTGFPDKAEYWINTGALLNRMNFGLALASQRIPGISINLARLNQNHEPESAEAALVTYSKMIMPERDLSQTITRLKPMLNEPDLATKVEQAAQKSVGTEQPEMMMNNEKPFAKNNAMLAQVVGVIIGSPEFQRK; encoded by the coding sequence ATGAAAACCGTTTGCAAAGTCACGTTCGGGTCTCTGATTATCTTATTGGGAACAATGCTGTTATCTTCTTTTTCAGATAAAAATGTTGCTAAACCTCCTTTCAAATTCCCTTACAAGAAAGCCGGTTTGACCGAGCGCCAGGCAGCTGCCCACCTTTTAAACCGATTCACTTTCGGCCCCCGCGCTGCTGATGTGGATTCTGTTACAGATATGGGTTTGGAAGAGTGGTTTTTAAGGCAGTTGGAGTCAAAGTTGCCCGATGATTCGCTTAACAAAAAGCTTAGAGCATACAATGCACTGGAACTCAGCAACACGGAAGTTGTAAACACATATCCCAAGAAAAACAAGGTTTTACGTATGGCCATTGCTGAGGGAGTGATAGATCAGGCGGCACGTGATAAATCAAATAAAGGGGCTTATAAAAGTGAGCTGGCCGCCTACATGCAGGAAAAAGGCTTTAAGCCACAAAAGGAACTATACAGACAATTTGCCAATCAAAAAATCCTTCGCGCAGCTTATTCAAACAATCAATTGCAGGAATTGCTGACTGATTTCTGGTTTAATCATTTCAATGTTTCATTAGATAAAAATCAATGCGCGGAATTTATTCCGGCTTATGAGCGTGATGTGATCCGGCCCAATGTGCTGGGCAAATTTGAAGATTTGTTACTGGCGACGGCACAGTCCCCGGCCATGCTGATGTACCTGGATAATTCCAGCAGCACCGGTGTTAAAGAAGATATGAATAACGCCAAAGACAACCGGATGAAGCGAATCGCTGACCAGCAGATGGAGGATAAGAATGATACCACATCGAATGGGAAGGTGAAAAAACCCAGGAAACGTGGGTTAAATGAAAACTATGCGCGTGAAGTCATGGAGCTGCACACACTGGGCGTCGATGGCGGGTATACCCAGCAAGACGTCACGCAGGCCGCGCGGGTCTTAACCGGCTGGACAATTTATCCAATGAATGATAAAGGTTATGGCACCGCAGCAAGAAAATCATTGGACAATGTAGACGAAAGCAAGCTTAACCGGCGCGGTTTTGTTCATCACGGCGATTTTTTGTTTGCAGCCAATCGCCACGACACCAAAGAAAAGACAGTTTTAGGACGACATTTTCCTGCTGGCGGCGGATACGAAGAAGGTGTTGAACTCCTGAAAATGTTTGCGAATCATCCGTCAACAGCAAAATTCGTTTGCCGGAAAATAGCGATACGTTTTGTAAATGACCATCCTTCTCAAAGCCTTGTTGATGAAATGGTTAGGACCTTTGAAACGAAAAATGGCGATATCGGCCAAGTCTTAATCACAATGGTTTCTTCTGATGAATTCTGGTCAAAAGAAGCATTGAGGGAAAAAACAAAATCTCCTTTTGAACTGGCAATCAGTGCGGTTAGAGGGTTAAATGCGGATATAAGCCAACCTTATCAGTTATACAATTGGATCGCCAAAATGGGTCAGAAGATGTATTACTATCAAGCGCCAACTGGCTTCCCCGATAAAGCAGAGTACTGGATCAATACAGGTGCTTTACTGAACCGAATGAACTTTGGGCTTGCATTGGCATCGCAGCGTATTCCAGGCATCAGCATCAATTTGGCACGTCTAAATCAAAATCACGAGCCTGAAAGTGCCGAGGCAGCTTTGGTCACTTATAGTAAAATGATAATGCCCGAGCGTGATCTGAGTCAAACCATCACGCGGTTAAAACCTATGCTTAATGAACCCGATCTGGCGACAAAAGTGGAGCAAGCCGCCCAAAAATCGGTTGGCACGGAACAGCCCGAAATGATGATGAACAACGAAAAGCCTTTTGCAAAAAACAATGCAATGCTGGCTCAGGTTGTAGGCGTCATCATTGGTTCGCCTGAATTTCAACGTAAATAG
- a CDS encoding tetratricopeptide repeat protein has product MSISYEALADLRSKSAKDALSPDSSYIKIRKQLDLSLKNGDVTRAAICYQQIGDILFEEGAMSQALSYYHKADGYFKKDTSLLNLGNNLNRIGRIYFKNNRSATALANFREALRVFQIEGNHRGIAESYGYIGQVYEQKGAYDSSHIYQELALSEFKSLNDKSQIAFTYSRIGSIYEDQGKFQPALKYFLAAYRIYNDGPAKVELAAVLNNIGDTYRKMGNYLQALSYSKKAELLSARLHDNRQLSSAHRDLAKTFEQLGSFDSAYYYSEKSRLAYSKSYNTDSEERLNLIQTLFDVQRKDNEILQLENKNRVSQIITISVFVISILATFLGVSLLSRQRLKIKNSKDLYETRQKSMELELHNKHLHQEGLKAELELRSKELTSITLHMIKKNEVLEELKSKLASIVKDDKRDQRKELKQLLEQIDVNSNQDKNWEDFRVVFEYVHKDFFEKLIKHSGLLTTTDLRFLALLKMNLNSADIATMLAVSQTSLRTTRYRLRKKLQLPEEASLQNFIHNL; this is encoded by the coding sequence TTGTCAATTAGTTATGAAGCTTTGGCTGACTTGCGATCCAAGTCAGCCAAAGACGCTTTATCTCCTGATTCGTCTTACATTAAAATCCGTAAACAGCTTGACCTGTCTTTAAAAAATGGTGATGTGACGAGAGCGGCAATCTGCTATCAGCAAATCGGCGACATCTTGTTTGAGGAAGGAGCCATGTCCCAGGCGCTTTCTTACTACCACAAAGCGGACGGTTATTTTAAAAAAGATACGAGCCTTTTAAATCTTGGCAACAACCTGAACAGGATAGGCAGGATTTATTTTAAAAACAACCGCAGCGCGACGGCACTAGCTAATTTCCGCGAAGCGCTCCGCGTGTTTCAGATTGAGGGTAATCATAGAGGAATTGCAGAAAGTTATGGATATATCGGTCAGGTATATGAACAAAAAGGAGCTTACGACAGCTCGCACATCTATCAGGAACTTGCATTGTCCGAGTTTAAAAGCCTGAATGATAAGAGTCAGATTGCTTTTACATATTCACGTATTGGCAGCATTTATGAAGATCAGGGTAAATTTCAGCCAGCATTAAAGTATTTTTTAGCCGCTTACAGAATATACAATGACGGCCCTGCCAAAGTGGAACTTGCCGCGGTGCTCAATAACATTGGCGATACTTACCGTAAAATGGGCAACTATCTCCAGGCATTGTCTTACAGTAAAAAAGCTGAATTGCTGTCAGCCCGGCTTCATGATAACCGGCAACTTAGCAGCGCACATCGCGATCTTGCGAAGACATTCGAGCAGCTCGGCAGTTTTGATAGCGCTTATTATTACAGTGAAAAATCAAGGCTTGCCTATTCAAAAAGCTACAATACGGATAGCGAAGAACGACTGAACCTGATCCAGACTCTTTTTGACGTCCAGCGCAAGGACAATGAAATTCTCCAACTGGAAAATAAAAACCGCGTAAGCCAGATCATAACTATTTCCGTATTCGTCATTAGCATACTGGCTACGTTTCTCGGTGTGAGTTTGCTTAGCCGCCAGCGCTTGAAGATTAAGAACAGCAAAGACTTGTATGAAACCCGCCAGAAATCCATGGAGCTGGAACTTCACAACAAGCATCTACATCAGGAGGGTTTAAAAGCAGAATTGGAGCTGAGAAGTAAAGAACTTACCAGCATTACCCTGCACATGATTAAAAAGAACGAGGTGCTTGAAGAGCTTAAAAGTAAACTCGCTTCCATTGTCAAAGATGACAAACGCGACCAGCGAAAGGAATTGAAGCAACTCCTGGAACAAATTGATGTAAACAGTAATCAGGATAAAAACTGGGAGGATTTTCGGGTCGTTTTTGAGTATGTGCATAAAGACTTTTTCGAAAAACTCATCAAGCATTCAGGCTTGCTTACCACAACGGATCTTCGTTTCCTTGCGCTGCTTAAAATGAACCTGAACTCCGCCGATATCGCTACAATGCTTGCTGTTTCTCAAACCAGTTTGCGCACGACCAGGTATCGATTACGCAAAAAACTCCAATTACCTGAGGAGGCCAGTCTTCAAAATTTTATTCATAATCTCTGA